One genomic region from Stutzerimonas decontaminans encodes:
- a CDS encoding cation diffusion facilitator family transporter, whose protein sequence is MSINRDHARLMRRATAAALATAILLALSKAVAWWLSGSVSLLAGLTDSLLDGAASLLNLLAVHYSLRPADDDHRYGHGKAEALAGLGQAAFICVSAILVGVQGIDRLLHPQPLGAQGVGIAVMIFSLLMTAILLSYQHHVVKLTGSTAIRADSLHYRSDLLLNTSILLALVLASIGWERLDAVFGIGIALYIFWSAITIVREAGAVLMDTELSPEISGDMQQLVCQVPGVHGCHDFRTRISGTRWFVQMHLELPGELPLSQAHDLCVAVENAIHDRYPNAEVLVHADPLEVAPPKR, encoded by the coding sequence ATGAGCATCAACCGCGACCACGCCCGGCTCATGCGCCGGGCCACCGCTGCGGCGTTGGCGACGGCAATCCTGCTGGCGCTGAGCAAGGCCGTGGCCTGGTGGCTGAGTGGTTCGGTGAGCCTGCTCGCCGGCCTCACCGATTCGCTGCTGGACGGTGCCGCCTCGCTGCTCAACCTCCTGGCGGTGCACTACTCGCTGCGCCCAGCCGACGACGACCATCGCTACGGCCATGGCAAGGCCGAGGCGCTGGCCGGGCTGGGCCAGGCGGCGTTTATCTGCGTCAGCGCCATTCTTGTAGGCGTGCAAGGTATCGACCGCTTGCTGCACCCACAGCCGCTGGGTGCGCAAGGCGTGGGCATCGCCGTGATGATCTTCTCGCTGCTGATGACCGCCATCCTGCTGAGCTACCAGCACCATGTGGTCAAGCTCACCGGCTCCACCGCAATCCGCGCCGACTCGCTGCACTACCGCTCCGATCTCTTGCTCAATACCAGCATCCTGCTCGCCCTGGTGCTGGCCAGCATCGGCTGGGAGCGACTGGACGCAGTGTTCGGCATCGGTATCGCGCTGTACATCTTCTGGAGCGCCATCACCATCGTCCGCGAAGCCGGTGCGGTGCTGATGGATACCGAGCTGTCTCCGGAAATCAGCGGTGATATGCAACAACTGGTTTGCCAAGTGCCCGGCGTGCATGGCTGCCATGACTTCCGCACCCGTATTTCCGGCACCCGCTGGTTCGTGCAGATGCATCTTGAGCTGCCCGGCGAGTTGCCGCTGTCGCAGGCGCATGATCTGTGCGTGGCGGTGGAGAACGCAATTCACGATCGCTATCCGAATGCGGAGGTGCTGGTGCATGCCGATCCGCTTGAGGTGGCGCCGCCGAAGCGGTGA
- a CDS encoding DUF2788 domain-containing protein, whose protein sequence is MEPEVFEKWMMIVLVGGLMAFMAFIIWDLAKKSKAGRLGTAILFLGLGLCLFAFLAKPVIGYVIEVTQGIPH, encoded by the coding sequence GTGGAGCCCGAAGTTTTCGAAAAGTGGATGATGATCGTGCTCGTCGGTGGGCTGATGGCCTTCATGGCGTTCATCATCTGGGACCTGGCCAAGAAGTCGAAGGCCGGCCGCCTCGGCACCGCCATCCTGTTTCTCGGTTTAGGCCTGTGTCTGTTCGCCTTTCTCGCCAAGCCGGTCATCGGTTACGTCATCGAAGTCACTCAGGGCATCCCGCACTGA
- a CDS encoding Lrp/AsnC family transcriptional regulator, whose translation MSKLDRYDLRILAELQHDARISNQELAERIGLSPSPCSRRVKQLEDDGYIARQVALLDRKKLGLTLTAYVLIGMDRHTPERFEHFESVIGKCPEVLECSLVTGMDADYQLKVVVPDMEHYQQFLLGTLTRIEGVSSVRSSFVLRQVASSTELPLEHLRS comes from the coding sequence ATGAGCAAACTCGACCGCTACGACCTGCGCATCCTTGCCGAATTGCAGCACGACGCCCGCATCTCCAATCAGGAGCTGGCCGAACGTATCGGCCTGTCGCCCTCGCCCTGTTCCCGCCGGGTCAAACAATTGGAAGACGATGGTTACATTGCCCGTCAGGTCGCCCTGCTCGACCGCAAGAAGCTCGGCCTGACGCTGACCGCGTACGTCCTGATCGGCATGGACCGGCACACGCCGGAGCGCTTCGAGCACTTCGAAAGCGTGATCGGCAAATGCCCGGAGGTGCTCGAATGCAGCCTGGTCACCGGCATGGATGCCGACTATCAGCTGAAGGTCGTGGTGCCCGACATGGAGCACTACCAGCAGTTTCTGCTCGGCACCCTGACGCGCATCGAAGGCGTCTCCAGCGTGCGTTCCAGCTTCGTCTTGCGCCAGGTGGCGTCGAGCACCGAGCTGCCGCTGGAGCATTTGCGCAGCTGA
- a CDS encoding pseudouridine synthase — protein MPRPPRSPSSRPPARTARPPVPRRVAKAPPAEPRLLLLNKPFDVLTQFNDADGRATLKDYVSVPGVYPAGRLDRDSEGLLLLTNDGRLQARIADPKHKLPKTYWVQVEGEVTAEQLRRLRDGVELNDGMTLPAEARQLEEPELWPRNPPVRFRKSVPTSWLELVIREGRNRQVRRMTAAVGLPTLRLVRVRIGPWTLGGLQPGEWREVPAQL, from the coding sequence ATGCCCCGTCCACCGCGCTCTCCTTCTTCGCGTCCGCCTGCACGAACCGCGCGCCCGCCAGTACCGCGTCGGGTCGCCAAAGCGCCGCCCGCCGAACCGCGCTTGTTGCTGCTGAACAAGCCGTTCGACGTGCTCACCCAGTTCAACGATGCCGATGGCCGCGCGACCTTGAAGGACTACGTCTCGGTCCCTGGCGTCTATCCGGCCGGGCGGCTGGATCGCGACAGCGAGGGGCTGTTGCTGTTGACCAACGATGGCCGTTTGCAGGCGCGAATCGCCGACCCGAAGCACAAGTTGCCCAAGACCTACTGGGTACAGGTAGAAGGCGAGGTCACCGCCGAGCAGTTGCGGCGTTTGCGCGATGGCGTCGAGCTCAATGACGGCATGACTCTGCCCGCCGAAGCGCGGCAGCTGGAAGAGCCCGAGCTATGGCCGCGCAACCCGCCGGTGCGTTTTCGCAAGAGCGTGCCGACCAGCTGGCTGGAATTGGTGATCCGCGAAGGACGCAATCGCCAGGTCAGGCGCATGACAGCCGCGGTTGGGCTGCCGACGTTGCGCCTGGTGCGCGTGCGCATCGGCCCATGGACACTGGGCGGCCTGCAGCCGGGCGAGTGGCGGGAAGTGCCGGCGCAACTGTAG
- a CDS encoding globin, translating to MKDTNRVMQSYGRCCASPDFFDDFYTAFLASSPAVREKFVRTDMTAQKQLLRAGILNLVLFARGMPDTKLRALGKSHSREQLNIHPELYDLWIAALLKTIGQHDGDLEQQDLQAWRTVLNKGIDVIKAGY from the coding sequence ATGAAAGACACCAACCGCGTCATGCAGAGTTACGGCCGCTGCTGCGCCAGCCCCGACTTCTTCGATGATTTCTATACCGCCTTCCTCGCCAGCTCGCCGGCGGTGCGCGAGAAATTCGTGCGCACCGACATGACCGCGCAGAAACAGCTGCTGCGCGCCGGCATCCTCAACCTGGTGCTGTTTGCTCGCGGCATGCCGGATACCAAGCTCCGCGCGCTGGGCAAGAGTCATTCACGCGAGCAGCTGAATATCCACCCGGAACTCTATGACCTGTGGATCGCCGCGCTGCTGAAAACCATCGGCCAGCACGACGGGGATCTGGAACAACAAGACCTGCAGGCCTGGCGCACGGTGCTGAACAAGGGCATCGACGTGATCAAGGCCGGCTACTGA